The genomic window ATCGTAAATCGTCAAGCGGCAAAACGCTGACGGTGCTGGAAGCGGGAGCCCCAACTTGGGCGCGGTCTCGAAGTTCCGTGAGAAGCAGACAATGCCCGCCAGAAGGCGGCCGCTACGCAGGCTGTTCAAAGAACTTTGCGATGACGGAATAATCGGCGTCGGAGTGGCCCAGGGCGCGGGTGGCGTTGAAGACCTCGCGGGTCGCCGCCGCAATCGGCATGGGCACATGCAGTTGGTTGCCGAGTTCGAGAGCCAGTCCGAGGTCTTTGTGCATTAGCCGCAGGGGAAAGCTCGGCGAGAAGTCGCCTTTGAAAATCAGCGGCGCCTTGATGTCAATGATCCCGGCTCGCGCCATGCTCGACTGGATAAGCTCGAACATCCGCTCGCGGTCGATCCCGGCGCGAGCCACCAGAGAAATCGCCTCACAGAACACCCCCAGGGTAGCGGCCATGATGAGGTTCAGACCGAGCTTGGTGGCTTGACCCGAGCCGTGGTCGCCCATGAGGAATATTTGTTTCCCCATGGCTTGGAAAACCGGCCGCATTTTCTCGAGCACCGCGGCCTTCCCGCCCACCATGAAAACCAGTTCGCCTTTCTCCGCGCCCCAGGTGCCGCCGGTAATCGGCGCGTCCAGTGTTTCCACGCCGCGCTTTTCGAGCGTGGCGGTCAGCTTGCGCTCTAAAGCGGGCGATACCGTGCTGCAATCCACCCAGGTGGAACCGGCGCGCAAACCTTCGGCGGCGCCCTTTTCGCCAAGCATCACCTCTTCAAGCGCCGGCGGATCGCTTACCACGGTAACCAGCACATCGGCCTCGGCGGCTGCCTCGCCTGGACTCGAGGCCACTCGCGCTCCCTGTTTTTCGAGCGACTCGGCCTTCGAGCGCGTGCGATTGAATACCGTAAGAGGAAAGCCGGCATGGAGAACATGGCGCGCCATCGGCAAACCAATCAGGCCAAGGCCGATAAATCCAACGTGGGGTTTCATCAAGTCACCTCACTCGGTCGTCCCTGATCCGGCAGTGAAAGTCCCCCGAGGCGGACAGGGCTTCAATCCCGCCGAGGCGGGATGAAGGAGACCAGCGCGACGATAAGGCTTCCGGGAATGCTCACCACGAATCCCTCCGTCGCGCGGGAGTGTCGAGCGGACTACTCGGAGGGCGGTTTGGGCGTTTCGGGAGCTTCGCCGGGCGCTTCGGGCTGCGTTGTCTCGGCTTGCCGTGAATCCGCCTCAGGCGGACCGTGAACGGCGGATTCGCTCGCGACCGCTTCGGCCGGTTCGACAGGGGTGGCTTCAACCGCTTCTCCCTCAGGCGGGGGTGTCGCCTCTTCCGCCGGGATCGTGACCGCCGGCTCGACCGCCAGTTGCGCCGGCTCTGATGGAATCGGGGCGGGCGCCAATTCACCCGGCGGGGCAGGCGGCTCAGCAGCAGCCTCGGACACCGCCTCCGCCGCAACCGCGGGCTCGGCTTCTTTCTCTTCCAACGCTTCTTTGACTTCCGCTGGCTCAAGCTTGACCACTCTCGGAGCAGGCGCGGCCGCTTCTGCTGCGGCAAGCGCTTGCAGCCGCTCGGCCAGCGCCCCCACGAGCAATTCCACCAGAAGCTGCGCCGCGCTGCCATCGGGGTCGAGTTCGGGATTGTAAACGGTGACTTCCAGAGCGGCGAGAGTCTTCCGCCGCGCAAACACGCCAAGGGCGGCCCGCACGTCGACTAGCCGCAACCCGCCCGTCGCGGCGTAGTTGGTGGCGCGAAAGTCGTCGGCGGAAATTACGTCAACGTCGAGGTGCAGCAGGAACTCGCGGCTCGTGGCATGGACGCGCTCGAGCGCGGCCTGGGTCGCCACTGCCGCACCTTGGCGCAAAACGTCCGCGGCGGGATAGTGGCGGATGGGCGAGCGGCTCAGGAACTCCTCCTCCGGCGGGTCGAGCCGGTCCGTGCCGAACAGCACCACATCCGGTTCGCGGACCAGCGGCAGCTCGCTCCAGAAGCGCACCAGCTCGGCTGCGCCGCGACCCACGATGTGCGACACCACCATACCGTCCAGGCAACCGGAGGGAGTTGTCGCCGGGATGTTCAGGTCGGCATCGCGGTCCATCCACACCAGGCTGAGCGAGCGGAAGTAGCGTCGGAGCCCAGCCAGCGTGGCGAGCGCGATCGAGCAGTCGCCCCCCAGCACCAGCGGCAGCGCGCCCGACTTCACGGCCTGCTCGACGCGCGGCCGCAGTTCATTCAGCGCCGCCAGCACGCCGGAAACGTTGCGCGCGCGGGGATGCTCGTCGTCGGGCTGGAAGACCTGCGTCGCGCAGTCGCCCAGGTCGGTGACCTCGTAGCCTGCCTGCTCCAGTTGCGCGATCAACCCGGCGGCGCGCAGCGCAGCGGGCGCGCGCTCATGTCCGGCCTGTAGCGCGGCGGCGCTGGTGGGCGCCCCAATCACTGCAATCTTGTTCGGGTAGCGAGCAATCTTGAATGCCAAGCTCGAACCTCGGGAAGAATTTGGAACCGTGGGGTTACCGGCGGCGCCGTATCTTAAGGATTGCCTAAAACTTCAGCCCGAATGGGTGGCCAGCTCGGCCGGCAGCATAAATCGAACATCCTCGGCGATCAACTCCAGGTCGCGCAAGCGCTCAAAGCCAGTTTCCTTGAGCCGCCTGGTAACCCGTTCGACCAGAACCTCCGGGGCAGAAGCACCGGCCGTAACCCCGATGCTGTCCACGCCATCCATCCATTCCCGGCGAATCGACTCCTCGTCCTCGATCAGGCAGGCTCGGGCTCCGGCGCGCCGAGCCACCTCGACAAGCCGATTGGAATTCGAGCTGTTGGCCGAGCCCACCACCAGCACCAGTTGCGTCTGCCTGGCCAGCCGCTCGACTGCCTCCTGGCGATTCTGGGTCGCATAGCAAATGTCGTCGGCGGGCGGACCAACGATCTTGGGAAAACGCTGTCGGAGCCGCGTCACGATTTCCTGGGTATCGTATAGGCTCAATGTTGTCTGCGTCAAATAGGCGAGCCGCTCCGGATCTTCCACCTGAAGCCCATCCACATCCTCGACGCTCCCCACCACCACGGTGCGCTCCGGGGCTTCGCCCGAAGTCCCCACGATCTCTTGATGATGCCGATGGCCGATCAGGACGATGGTTCGACCCTCGCGGGCAAAACGCAAAGCCTCCAGGTGCACCTTCGTCACGAGCGGACAAGTGGCGTCAATGACCCGCAGCCCGCGCTTTTGAGCTGCCCCTCGCACCGCCGGAGAAACCCCATGAGCGCTGAAGACGACCGTCTGGCCAGGCGGGACTTCCTCGAGCGATTCAACAAAGACGGCCCCTTTCCGCCGCAGCTCTTCGACGACGTAGCGGTTATGAACAATTTCGTGAAAGACGTAAACGGGCCGGCCAAAGACCTCAAGCGAGAGCTCAACAATTTCCACCGCCCGCACCACCCCGGCGCAAAAGCCGCGTGGCCGCACCAGCAAAACTGTTTTCGACATAGACGAAGCTCGCACCGCCGGAAAGTTTCCGCTCCGACGATCCAAAGAATCATCTTACCGCAAAAACGGCCTTGGAACCGAAACAATTTACAGCTTTTAGTAGGGTGCTGAAAAACGTCCCGGGGCTGTCATTCCGAGGGTCGGCGCTCTTGGCCGACGCGAGGAATCTGCTTTCTTTTTGAGCGCGGGAGAACCTCAAGCAGATTCCTCGCTTCGCCCTGCACCGGACGGTGCAGGGCTTCGCTCGGAACGACACATAGGCCACTTTTTCACCATCCTGCTAGAGAAGGCGACCCAGGCGGGGTTTGCCAGGACTGGCTTGCCAAAACTTCTGCCAGCCCTGGCTTGCAAATCGAACCGGGCAGCCGTATTCTCCCTGCTTTCCTATAGCGGAGGAAGGTATGAAGCTTCAAGGAAAAGTTGCGCTCATTACCGGCGGAGGTCGCGGTATCGGCCGCGCCATTGCTTTGCGGTTTGCCCGGGAAGGGGCGGCGGTGATGGTGACCAGCCGCACCGCGCCTGAGCTCGAAAAGGTAGTTCATGAAATCCTTCGTGCCGGCGGAAAGGCGGCCGGCATGGCGGCTGATGTCGCGAGCGAGAGCGACGTCCAAAAAGTGGTGACGGCAACGCGAGCGCAACTTGGCCCCATCGATGTGCTGGTGAACAATGCCGGCATCTACGGGCCTCTGGACAACGTTGAAAACATCTTGCTCGAAGATTTTGACCGGGTTATCGCCGTCAATCTGCGCGGCGCTTTCCTTTTCATCCGCCTGGTCATCCCGGAAATGAAAAAGAGAAAAGGGGGAGCGATCATCAACATCTCGAGCGTCTCGGGCAAGCATGCCTTTGCTTTCAACGCTGCCTACGGAGCTTCCAAGGCGGGTCTGCTTGCGCTGACGCGCACCGTGGCGGCTGAGGCAGGAATAGACGGCGTGCGCGTGAACGCGCTCTGCCCGGGGGTGATTGAAAAAACGAAGATGTATGAGGAGGTGGGCGAGAAACTCACCGCCAGACTCGCTGTCAGTCCCGAGCAACTCGACAAGAGCACCCGGGAAAGTATTCTCCTCCGGCGACCGCAACTCCCCGAGGAGGTGGCCGGCGCCGCGCTCTTCCTGGCGAGCCAGGATTCGAGCGCGATCACCGGCCAGGCGATCAACGTAGATGGGGGATTTGTGTTTTATTGAGCGGATTCGGAGGCCTCGGCAGCCACCGGGCGCCCCGTGAGCGGCGCGACCAGCGCCCTCTTGCGCCGGCGACGACGTGCCGCCGCAACCGGCACAAACCGGAACCGGTGGCGCAGGCTGCGCACGGCCTCGCTCAGCAGCACCGCTGGCGCCGCCATTACCGTCAAGCCGCCGAACACCAGCGCCACAAGCATCAAGATGGTGAGGTATTCTTCAATTTGATAGATCATAGGGGGTTGGCCTGAAACTCATTCCTCCTCGGGACGAAATACGATCTCCCATGGGTTCGCTACAGGGGGGAGCAATCGGCTCCCCAAAGCAAGAAGCCTCCGGTCGTCGGTCGCCCTAGACTTCAGCCAAAGGCTCTTTTGGCCTCTCTGTATTAGATTCCTGGCGAACCCAAAAAGCTTCCTGCCCATGGTTCGATTTTCCGCTGCCCCCCGCTCTAAACTCAATCCTACCAATGTACTAGGAGTTGTACTAGTTCTGTAGCTCACTTCCAATTTCGGAATCGGTCCGTGCAGGGGTGACATTTTTTGTCGTTTTCGACCCTCGGCCTCACGAATTGCCCGCATGAGCCAAGTTTTGCCTTTTCCAAAAACTGCCAAAGATTGTCTGGGACTTTCGTTTAGGGGTATCGGGCTTTAGCCCCACAATTCCCTATGCAGGCATCCGGCGGCTGCTGACCGAAAGCCACTCGCTCCAGAGATTCAGCCCACTCGCCGTGAGCGATCCACGCGCCGAAACTCTGATTTGTGGATGGAAAGACGCAACAGCTCCCGGACAAGCCCGCTGCGAACAAGCAGGGCAAAACTTTCCGTAAAGAAATTGCGGGCGTAGTGTTCGTACCGTCGCCGCGGCCACTCGTCCATGCTCTCCGCCCGGTAGAGCGCCGGTAATTTGTCTTCGAGAAATTGCCAGCGCGGTTTCCGGGGCGTCAACCAGGAGATATAGCTCGCCGTTCTCCGAAACAAACTCTCCTTTGCCTGCACCAATCGCCGATGAACCGCCCAACTCACCGGATGAACGAAAGCAAACACGAGGCAAGCGGGAGTTTCGACGGAGAGATAGGCGCGATGGTGTGGCGACAGAAGGAAACCGGAAAAAAAGCCCAAGCCGATTCGACCGGCGGCTCGCTTGAAGAAATATCCCCAAAGCCCGCCGCTCGTGTTCGGATAGACCTCGTAGCCGCGGAGATATGGCCGGGCAAGCTCAACGAGCCACCCGGCGCGAATGGGGGGACGGGAAACCAAAGCCATCAGGATAATCCGCCATCGAACGTCCGCAGCCTGAAGCCAATCAAGAATGCATCCGGGCCGCGCTGGTGGGCTGGCCCCGACCTGCCGGGACTGGCAGCGGATGGCCGACTGGAACTCTCAGAAGGGGTACCGACCGGCCTCGATCGCCGCTTTGGCAATCTGCTCGTGGAGGGCGATGGTATTGACCGGCTCGCGCTTGGAGAAGCGCTTCAAGACGGCAAGCTGGGTGCGCAGCATGTCGCCCTCCGTGACAGCCGAGAGCACCGTCCGCGCATTCTTCTCGACCCGATCAGCCGCGTCATAGACAAAGGACTGGCAGGCAGCCAGGGCGACCGGGGCCGACGACGCTTTTCGAGCCAGCATCTTCTGCGCTCGCAACGTCGCCGATTCCATGGCATAGACCTCCATCACGATCTCCGCCAGCCCGGCCAGGACCTCCTGCTGGTCGCTGATCTTGTCCATATACTTTTGCACCGCGGTACCCGATGCTTGCAGAAAAATCTTCTTTGCGTTCTGGACGGCTTTGACTTCGGCAGCCAGCGGTTCGGCGGACGGTTCCTCGAAGCCCGGCCCAGCGAGCACTTCATCGGCAATCTTCTGGGCCGCCGAAATCAGCGGCAAGGCTCCGCTCATCGCTCGCTTGAGCAGCATGCCGGTGATCAGCATCCGGTTGATCTCGTTCGTGCCTTCGAAGATGCGATTCACGCGCGAGTCGCGGTAGGCGCGCTCGACCGGATAGTCCTGGTGGTAGCCGTAGCCGCCAAAGATCTGCACCGCCTCGTCCACGACAAAG from Candidatus Acidiferrales bacterium includes these protein-coding regions:
- a CDS encoding NAD(P)-dependent oxidoreductase, producing MKPHVGFIGLGLIGLPMARHVLHAGFPLTVFNRTRSKAESLEKQGARVASSPGEAAAEADVLVTVVSDPPALEEVMLGEKGAAEGLRAGSTWVDCSTVSPALERKLTATLEKRGVETLDAPITGGTWGAEKGELVFMVGGKAAVLEKMRPVFQAMGKQIFLMGDHGSGQATKLGLNLIMAATLGVFCEAISLVARAGIDRERMFELIQSSMARAGIIDIKAPLIFKGDFSPSFPLRLMHKDLGLALELGNQLHVPMPIAAATREVFNATRALGHSDADYSVIAKFFEQPA
- a CDS encoding SDR family NAD(P)-dependent oxidoreductase, which codes for MKLQGKVALITGGGRGIGRAIALRFAREGAAVMVTSRTAPELEKVVHEILRAGGKAAGMAADVASESDVQKVVTATRAQLGPIDVLVNNAGIYGPLDNVENILLEDFDRVIAVNLRGAFLFIRLVIPEMKKRKGGAIINISSVSGKHAFAFNAAYGASKAGLLALTRTVAAEAGIDGVRVNALCPGVIEKTKMYEEVGEKLTARLAVSPEQLDKSTRESILLRRPQLPEEVAGAALFLASQDSSAITGQAINVDGGFVFY
- the ispH gene encoding 4-hydroxy-3-methylbut-2-enyl diphosphate reductase, which translates into the protein MSKTVLLVRPRGFCAGVVRAVEIVELSLEVFGRPVYVFHEIVHNRYVVEELRRKGAVFVESLEEVPPGQTVVFSAHGVSPAVRGAAQKRGLRVIDATCPLVTKVHLEALRFAREGRTIVLIGHRHHQEIVGTSGEAPERTVVVGSVEDVDGLQVEDPERLAYLTQTTLSLYDTQEIVTRLRQRFPKIVGPPADDICYATQNRQEAVERLARQTQLVLVVGSANSSNSNRLVEVARRAGARACLIEDEESIRREWMDGVDSIGVTAGASAPEVLVERVTRRLKETGFERLRDLELIAEDVRFMLPAELATHSG
- a CDS encoding arginase family protein, which produces MAFKIARYPNKIAVIGAPTSAAALQAGHERAPAALRAAGLIAQLEQAGYEVTDLGDCATQVFQPDDEHPRARNVSGVLAALNELRPRVEQAVKSGALPLVLGGDCSIALATLAGLRRYFRSLSLVWMDRDADLNIPATTPSGCLDGMVVSHIVGRGAAELVRFWSELPLVREPDVVLFGTDRLDPPEEEFLSRSPIRHYPAADVLRQGAAVATQAALERVHATSREFLLHLDVDVISADDFRATNYAATGGLRLVDVRAALGVFARRKTLAALEVTVYNPELDPDGSAAQLLVELLVGALAERLQALAAAEAAAPAPRVVKLEPAEVKEALEEKEAEPAVAAEAVSEAAAEPPAPPGELAPAPIPSEPAQLAVEPAVTIPAEEATPPPEGEAVEATPVEPAEAVASESAVHGPPEADSRQAETTQPEAPGEAPETPKPPSE